The Thalassotalea sediminis genome includes the window GAAACTGGTGGTAATCGAGGGCTTGTTGGCGAAAGTCCGTCATAGGGGTGTCCTTGTGCGTTATATTAAAAGGTTAAAGATATTTATTGTTTTTATTCTTTCCGGCTATAGTAAAAGATACTACTAGTCATTAGCAACGCTGACCAGTAACCAATCTTTGCTCGCTAACAGTAAAGATAATCTGCTTTGACGATAAATTCACATAAAGAGTAGAAATGATCGCTATCTTATTAAGAAATTATGGTGTTTGTTTTCATAAAACCAGCGACATTGACGCTATTCAATCAGCTTATTGTCGTCATTAATCGCTATTTTTGACAGTTAGCTAGTTTTATTTCAACATTACGAACGGTAACATTAGCCTAGGTATTTATAACGATTTACGAACAGTTTGCTATATATGGAAATAAAAGAATATAAGGTAGAGAAACCAGAAACTTCGAAATAACAAAGTTATTTATACTCGCTTACATCGAGAATTTTATATTTTGCCTTCAGTTGCTCTAAAAACGCCTGATTGTTCAATAAAAACTGGTCAAATTCCTTTAATACATCAGGATACCTAATTGTGGATAAATGGTATGTATAAACTTCATAAGGGAGGCTTTTATCGACAACAAGTGCGCCTTCTTGGTTTAATAAACGCAAATAATGATTCACTACGTTTGGCTCAATGTTAATCGCATCTACATAACCGTGTACAGCCTGCTTAACCACATTTAGCGTTGATGGACTTTCCACAAGTTTAGTATTACCAGTTTCAAGTAAATCCAACCACATTGTTGGATGAAAGCCAAATATCGTTCCAAGTAATTTTATCTCATCTCTTTTACGGCCCACTTTATCAATTGGCACCATCGCAGCAGCTAAGAGTTCTACCGTTGGTAAACTAAATTTTAATAACGGATAGACACTTCGACCATTAGTCCAACGCGTATTATCGGGATACTTGAAATCAATTGCGTTTTCTTGATACCAATAATTGGTGCGCTTAACCGGTAAAGAAACATAAGTAAAGGTATAGCCTTTATAGCTAGCAAATGCATCGAGTAGCTCTTTAGTATGGCTAGGATTAGGAAAATCGTATAATGGAAAATATGACGTATTTTGAACGCCTATAATGTATTCCTTAGCTGATGTAGCCCAACCAATGGAAATAGCGAGTATTAAAAACAATAATTTCATATGAACCCTTTGCATCGTAAAACAAGTATAGACAAGAACTATCAAAAATCTTGTCTTATGCATCTACTAACAAAGCGAACAAACAGAAGAGACAAAAAAACCACCTTTATAGGTGGTTTTTTACCTCGACTAAAATTTAGTCTTTGAAAGGATTTACCTTAATAATTGTTTCTACACGGTCAGGGCCGGTCGAAATAATATCTACAGGCACACCTGTTACTTCTTCTATGCGTTTAATATAAGCTTTGGCATTTGCGGGCAATGCGTCATAGCTTGTAACACCAACAGTTGACTCATCCCAACCAGCTACTTCTTCATAGACAGGCGTTACTTGCTCATAGCCTTCTGCTGCTGTAGGCGGAACAGTAATAACATCACCATTAGCCAATTTATAGCCAGTACATATTTTCAATGTTTTTAAGCCATCAAGAACATCTAGCTTCGTTAGACAAAAACCACTAATAGAGTTAATTTGTACAGCACGATGCATAGCGACAGCGTCGAACCAACCACAACGACGTTCACGACCGGTAGTTGCACCGAACTCATGACCTACTGTACCTAGATGATGGCCAATTTCATCATCTAATTCTGTTGGAAATGGCCCTGAACCTACGCGCGTAGTATATGCTTTTGTAATACCCAAAACATAATCTAAATAACGAGGACCAAAACCACAACCTGTTGCAACACCACCTACCGTTGTATTTGAAGACGTTACATAAGGATATGTACCGTGATCAATATCTAATAACGTACCTTGCGCACCTTCAAACATGATAGATTCACCATGCTTGCGTGCCTGATCAAGTAATTCTGGAATATCAGCAATCATGCCTTTAATAATTTCGCCCACTTCAAGCGCATCCGCAAGTACCTGGTCAAAATCAACCGGTTCAACCTTGTAATAGTTGACCAAAGTAAAGTTATGATATTCAACAATTTCTTTAAGCTTAGCTGCAAAGGTTTCTGCATTTAGTAAATCGCCTACACGTAAACCTCGACGAGCAACTTTATCTTCATAAGCTGGCCCAATACCACGGCCTGTAGTACCGATAGCCTTACTACCACGTGCTTTTTCACGAGCGGCATCTAGCGCATTATGATATGGCAGAATAAGAGGACAAGCATCACTAATTAAAAGACGCTCGCGTACAGGAACACCGCGCTCTTCTAACATGTTGATTTCTGTCATCAAAGCTTTTGGACAAAGCACTACACCATTACCCACTAAGCATTTAACGTTTTCACGTAATACGCCCGATGGAATAAGATGAAGTACGGTTTTTTCACCGTTTATCACCAAGGTGTGACCTGCATTGTGCCCACCTTGATAGCGAACAACATATTTAGCTTTATCAGTAAGTAGGTCGACTACTTTACCTTTACCTTCGTCACCCCATTGGGTGCCGAGAACAACGACATTTTTACCCATATTCACATATTGGAAAGAAAATTAGGCGGGGATTCTACCAAAATCCCTTATTTAGTCCAAGGAATTATTTGGTGGTTTTTAATACGATTTAAAAATTTAAAAGAATCAGAATAACTTAACAAGTTATTCTTTTTAGCTTTGCTATAGCCATAAGACAATTAAGCCAATAAGCACTACCATAATCCCCATGGTGCGAATGTTACCTGGACTCTCTTGCGCAACCTTAAGAACATAATTTCGCCATTTATTTGGAAACAACGCAGGAACTAACCCTTCTATAATGAGTGCAAGCCCAAATGCGGTCAACAATAACTCTAATGTCATACTAACCCTTATAGTAAAAAAGGCCATGTTCATTAATATGAATCATGGCCTTTATAAATAAAACAAAATATTACTATTTAGCCTTATCTGTCTTTTTCAAATAGCGGAAAAAATCACTGTCTGGTTTCACGACCATTATGTCATTTTTGCTACTAAAGCTATTTTCATAAGCTTCTAAGCTACGAACAAAGCCATAAAACTCTTCATCTTTTTTATAGGCGTCTGCGTAAACTTTAGCAGCTAAAGCGTCACCTTCACCTCTAATTTCAAATGCCTGTTTTTGCGCACTTGCAAGCATTACCGTTACTTTTGCATCTATTGTTGCTCGGATAATCTCAGCTTGTTCTTGACCTTTAGAACGATGCTCCTTGGCAACGGCAGTACGTTCAGCACGCATGCGATCATAAATAGAATTACTTACTTCTGTCGGCAAGTTAATCGCTTTTACACGTACGTCAATTACATCGATACCTAAATCTTCTCGGCTACTTGCTGAGCTTTCTAAAGCTTTACTCATGATCTCATCACGATCACCAGAAACAATTTCTTTGATAGTACGTGAACCAAATTCCGTTCTCAATCCGTTATTAATTTTCTGTTTTAATAGCGCACGAGCATTTTCAATCGAGCCAGAGGTACGCAAATAGTATGTCGAAAAATCAACAATACGCCATTTTGCATAAGAGTCGACCATCAAATCCTTTTTCTCAGACGTAACAAAACGATCTGGTGCTTCATCTAATGTTTGAATACGAGCATCTATCTTACGTACCGATTCAATGAACGGTATCTTAAAGTGTAATCCAGGTTCATAGACAATCATTTCGCCAGCATCATCGCGCTTGATTTTTGAAAACTGGAATACCATGCCGCGTTGACCTTCAAAGACCACAAATACTGCGGAAATTGTTAACATCAACAAGGCGGCAATAAGCACAATTATAAAGTTCTTCATTGCTTAATTTCTCCCATTGTTGAAACGATCAGCTCGGCCAGAAACCGATGGTGATGAATTCGTTGAATTATGTGTTGTTGTCACAGGCTGATTTGACGGTGTAACCACACGTGGAGATGTCCCTTGTTGCTGAATAATCTTATCAAGTGGCAAGTACATCATATTATTCCCGCCATCTACATCAACCATAACTTTACTGGTATTACTGTAGACTTTTTCCATCGTCGCCAAATATAGGCGTTGACGAGTCACTTCAGGTGCCGCTTGATATTCAGGTAACAATTTTTCAAATCTTGCTACTGAACCTTCAGCATCTAATACCGTTTGTTCTTTATAAGCTAATGCTTCTTGCTCCATCCGCTTAACACGACCGCGAGCACGAGGTTCTATACCTTTTGCATAAGCCTCTGCTTCACGTAAAAATCGTACTTCATCTTCTTGAGCAGCGATAGCATCGTCAAAGGCATCTTTTACTTCTTCAGGAGGACGAGCATCTTTAAAGTTAACATCAACAATGAGTATGCCAAGGTTGTATGGCGTAATGATTTTTTCTAACTCACTCCAAACTGATTGACGAACAATTTCACGGCCACTTGTTAAAACATCGTCCATTCTAGAATGGCCAACAACATATCGCAGTGCACTGTCTAATGATTGACTTAAACTGTCATCAGCATTAGTAACACTAAAAACATAGTTACGCGGATCCACAACGCGGTACTGAATTTGCATTTCCACACGTACTACATTTTCATCTTGCGTTAACATGAAACCAGATGCAGGTAAATCTCGAGTTGTCTGCATATCAACAGGTATTACCCGTTCAACAAATGTCCATTTCCAGCGTAAGCCTGGTTCAACTGTGCCAGCATATTGTCCAAACCTTAAAACAATACCCTTTTCAGCTTCTTTAATTGTATAAAAACCACTAAAGGCGTATACGAGTACTGCGACAATAATTGCTAAGCCAAGCCCTATTGATGAAAAGCTTTTACCGCCACCACCACTAGACTTTCCGCCAA containing:
- a CDS encoding adenylosuccinate synthase, whose protein sequence is MGKNVVVLGTQWGDEGKGKVVDLLTDKAKYVVRYQGGHNAGHTLVINGEKTVLHLIPSGVLRENVKCLVGNGVVLCPKALMTEINMLEERGVPVRERLLISDACPLILPYHNALDAAREKARGSKAIGTTGRGIGPAYEDKVARRGLRVGDLLNAETFAAKLKEIVEYHNFTLVNYYKVEPVDFDQVLADALEVGEIIKGMIADIPELLDQARKHGESIMFEGAQGTLLDIDHGTYPYVTSSNTTVGGVATGCGFGPRYLDYVLGITKAYTTRVGSGPFPTELDDEIGHHLGTVGHEFGATTGRERRCGWFDAVAMHRAVQINSISGFCLTKLDVLDGLKTLKICTGYKLANGDVITVPPTAAEGYEQVTPVYEEVAGWDESTVGVTSYDALPANAKAYIKRIEEVTGVPVDIISTGPDRVETIIKVNPFKD
- a CDS encoding DUF2065 domain-containing protein; this encodes MTLELLLTAFGLALIIEGLVPALFPNKWRNYVLKVAQESPGNIRTMGIMVVLIGLIVLWL
- the hflC gene encoding protease modulator HflC; translation: MKNFIIVLIAALLMLTISAVFVVFEGQRGMVFQFSKIKRDDAGEMIVYEPGLHFKIPFIESVRKIDARIQTLDEAPDRFVTSEKKDLMVDSYAKWRIVDFSTYYLRTSGSIENARALLKQKINNGLRTEFGSRTIKEIVSGDRDEIMSKALESSASSREDLGIDVIDVRVKAINLPTEVSNSIYDRMRAERTAVAKEHRSKGQEQAEIIRATIDAKVTVMLASAQKQAFEIRGEGDALAAKVYADAYKKDEEFYGFVRSLEAYENSFSSKNDIMVVKPDSDFFRYLKKTDKAK
- the hflK gene encoding FtsH protease activity modulator HflK, yielding MAWNEPGKDDKDPWKNKGGKNQGPPDLDDLIKDLGNKFGGVFGGKSSGGGGKSFSSIGLGLAIIVAVLVYAFSGFYTIKEAEKGIVLRFGQYAGTVEPGLRWKWTFVERVIPVDMQTTRDLPASGFMLTQDENVVRVEMQIQYRVVDPRNYVFSVTNADDSLSQSLDSALRYVVGHSRMDDVLTSGREIVRQSVWSELEKIITPYNLGILIVDVNFKDARPPEEVKDAFDDAIAAQEDEVRFLREAEAYAKGIEPRARGRVKRMEQEALAYKEQTVLDAEGSVARFEKLLPEYQAAPEVTRQRLYLATMEKVYSNTSKVMVDVDGGNNMMYLPLDKIIQQQGTSPRVVTPSNQPVTTTHNSTNSSPSVSGRADRFNNGRN